A stretch of DNA from Roseovarius sp. W115:
TGCGGCCGAAGCGCACTACGATGTTCGATGACGATGTGCCTGTACAGCAGCCAATTGAGTTGGATGAGGAAGATCCCCTTTTGTCACAAGACCAATTGATGGCTGAACCAGAAGATATCATCACACCTGAAGACATTGCCGAAGTTGTCGAAGAAGATAAAAAAGCGCTGGCCAAGCCTAAGAATACCCATGGCCCTAGGGTCAAGGCGCATGTCGCTGCGCTCAAGTCTCACGCCAATAAGATCTGGATCCATGCTCGCAAGGTCAAGGCAAAGCACGTCTTCCTGGCTTTTACAGCGCTGATTGTGATTTTACGCCCGTGGCTCGTTATGGGTGTGACACTTACACTTCTGATGGTGCTTTTGATCACCTACCTTTCGCTCGGGCACGAGCGGTTTGCCGAAGTTCTTTTGGCGCGCTGGTTGCGGTTCAAAAAGCGCAAACCCCAGAAAGCGGAACAGTATTTCAAGAAGGCAACGCAGCTTGTCGAGCAGTACAATGCCAAAGTGGCGCGATTGCCGAAAGCTTTGGCCGAGCGGGTGATTCTGCCGGACCTGGCAGAGTTGGAAAAGGAAGACGATCGGCCCGATCCGTTTGACCGTTTGGCCGAGCAGGCGCAGGACGTCTAAGCTCGGCATATAGGCAACAGGGCTGCTCTGGTGAAAAACCGGGGCGGCTCTCAGCTCTTGAATTCAGTCTGCTTGCGACGTATGTCCCGAATTGACTTCGACCCTTTCACACGGTGGATTCCATGGCCGTCACCAACCCGCTTCAGTTTATCCAGCAAGTTCGCGCAGAAGTTGCCAAAGTTGTTTGGCCAACCCGGCGCGAGGTTTTGCTAACCACGATCATGGTGTTCATCATGGCGGCCCTGACGGCCGTGTTTTTTGCCTTGGTGGATCTCTTGATCCGTAGCGGGCTTGAGGGGCTTTTGGGGCTCTTCGGCTAAAGCGCAAAAATCCCTGTCTGCGGCCTTGAAAAGAAGGACGAAGAGGGGTAATCCAGCCATCATTCCGATACAGCGCGCGGCGATTCGAGCCCGCGCGCTGATTTGTTTCATCGGGGTGGTTTGGGCCAAAAGCCTGAATGAAATAGAGAATTCCGGCCAGGTGCCGATAACAGCAGATGTGGGGTCCAGCATGGCAAAACGGTGGTACTCAGTGAGCGTTCTCTCGAATTTCGAGAAGAAAATCGCAGAGCAAATCCGTCAATCCGTGGCCGATCAGGGCCTTGAGGACGAGATCGACGAAGTGCTTGTGCCGACCGAAGAGGTGATCGAGGTGCGGCGCGGCAAGAAGGTCACGACCGAGCGGCGGTTCATGCCGGGCTATGTGCTGGTGCATATGGAAATGTCGGACCAGGGCTATCACCTGGTGAACTCAATCAACAAAGTCACCGGGTTCCTTGGACCACAAGGCCGTCCGATGCCGATGCGCGATGCGGAAGTGCAGGGGATCCTGGGCCGTGTGGAAGAGGGGGCCGAGGCGCCGAAGCTGCTGATCAGTTTCGAGGTTGGTGAGAAGGTCAAGGTCAACGATGGTCCGTTCGAGGATTTCGATGGCATGGTCGAGGAAGTCGACGAGGACAATCAGCGTCTGAAGGTGACGGTCTCGATCTTTGGTCGTGAGACGCCGGTAGAGCTGGAATACACGCAGGTGACGAAGCAAACCTGACCCGAGGATTAGCTCTCAGTTCTGGACGAAAATTGGAACCCTGGCTTTTGGCCGGGGTTTTCTTTTGCCCCACTCCAGTGAAGACTCCTGCATGTTTGGCGGCTCAAAGATTAACGCTCTTAATTTGCGGGGATTTGAGCGTCGGTACTACATTGGTATCATGTCGGTATTGCGTCGGTGCGATATCGGTAAAGCTTGTAGATTAATGCACCGTGGCGTCTGCTGCACGGTGTGTGCAACAGGTTCCCAAAATTTGAGCTTGCCGCAGAAGGTGGACGCACGGTGTTGCACAGTTCGGCGAATGTTCGTGAACGGTGTGTTCAGGACCTGTTCACTAAGTGCTGATGCAATCGTGATTAGCCATCTTGCCCGGAACCGTCATCTTTGGGTGCACTTGAAATGTGCACATGAAAGGTCCTTTGATGGCAACTACATTTGGCTCAACGCCGCGTCTCTTGATCCTTGCGTCGCTGATGATGCTCTTCGCTCTCTGGTCCACAGCGGTGCGTGCCGAACAGCCAGCCGCGCTGCCGGACTATGTGGTTGAGCAGTTTGGTCAGCCGCCTGCCATTCCGGATGGTGACTTGTCAGCGGACTTGAAGGCCGCCGCGAAGATGGCGTTTGTCGACAGTATCGAAGGGTCGACATGGGGTACGGATCAGGAAGTGGCCTTGCGCACGTTGGCTGCTTCAAAAGACCCGCGCCTTGCCTGGCCCATCAGCGACCTGATGCGCTTTGCCCCCGGACAAGCGCTCAATGTGCAGCTTGCAAATGCAGCAGCGACATTGCTTGAAATTGATATGCCCACTGAAAACCATTGGGGCGTTATAACCGATCACCTGATTGCGTGGGATGTGCCTGCGCCGCCGGATTACCTGAGTGCAAAACGGGCCATTTTCACCGGGATTATTCCCGGCTGGGACAAGATTTTTGTCGAAGGTGACATTGACTGGCGGATGGTGTCCTGGGGCGGCGTGCTGATTGATGACCGCGCCTATGACGCCACCGATGAGCAGTGCAACTGCATTCCGGCGGCGGATAACCCAGAGGTCAGCAGCGCGGCAGAGGCCACCTGGCTCAAGGATAGCGACATTGTCTTTGGCGTGGTCGTGAACGGTGAGGCGCGGGCCTATCCGCGTCGCATCATGGAAGTGCGCGAAATGGTCAACGATACCCTGGGCGGTCGTGATCTTGGTATTCCCTACTGCACTTTGTGCGGCGCGGCTCAGGCGTACTTTACCGATGACGTGCCTGTCGGTGTAGAGCGCCCGGTTTTGCGGACATCGGGGCTTTTGATCCGGTCCAATAAGGTCATGTATGACGTGCGTACGCATTCGGTGTTTGACACGTTCCTGGGTCACGCTGTGACAGGGCCCTTGGCCAAGAAGGGTGTGAAATTGGAACAAGCAGGTGTCGTGACCACTGACTGGGGCACGTGGAAGACAGCACATCCCGAGACAACCGTTTTGGTAGAAGAGCTTGCTCTTGGTCGGGATTTTGATTTTCGCAATGGGCGTGATGCCAACGGACCGATCTTCCCGGTGGGTGATGTCGATCCGCGTCTGCCGGTGCATGAAGACATTATCGGCATTGTCACGGCGTCAGGCAAACCTGTTGCCTTCCAGCGCAGCAAGGCGATGGCGGCGCTGCAGGGCGGCAACGAAATCGCAGTGGACAACGTGCGCCTGACGCTTGATGGCGGTGGGATCAAGGCGGTGGATGCGAATGGCGCTGACCTTGGCAGCCATCAGGCCTTCTGGTTTGCTTGGTCTCAGTTTCATCCAACGACTGAACTCTGGGAGGGGTGAAGCAGCGCCGAGGATTTCACTCCAAGGTGTAAAAGCCACGCGCAATGAGCAGCGCGTGGCTTTTTGGTTTCACGTCGCGATGAGCGTCACCTGTGTCAGATCATGCTTGTCAAACCGGCGTGCCCGGTGTAGTGCGCACGCCAGTCTCTTGAATGAGACCCCCATGTGGGAGGCGAGGGCATCGCGATGTTCGGACCAGACCACATCAACATAGGCTAAGGGGCGCGTCCTGAGGCTGTTTGAAAAGGAGATGGCCCATGGCCAAGAAACTTGCTGGCACCATGAAGCTTCAGGTGCCTGCCGGACAAGCAAACCCATCCCCGCCGGTCGGTCCGGCGCTGGGTCAGCGCGGCATCAACATCATGGAATTCTGCAAGGCGTTCAACGCCAAGACGCAAGACATGGAGCCCGGTGCGCCGTGCCCCACCGTGATCACCTATTATCAGGACAAGTCCTTTGAAATGGACATCAAGACGCCACCTGCGTCTTACTACCTGAAAAAAGCGGCCAAGTTGAAATCCGGTGCAAACGCGCCCGGTCGTGAAACTGTCGCCTCGGTCTCGGCCAAGCAGCTGCGTGAAATCGCAGAAGCCAAGTGGAAGGACCTGAACGCAAATGACGTCGAAGCCGCGATGAAGATCATTGCCGGTTCTGCACGCTCCATGGGCATTGAGGTGAAGTAAGATGGCAAAGCTTGGAAAACGCACAAAAGCGGCGCGTGAAGCGTTCGCGGGCAAAGAAAACGTCACCATCGAAGAGGCGGTGGCGCTGGTCAAAGGCAATGCCAACGCGAAGTTCGACGAAACTGTCGAGATTGCGGTGAACCTTGGGGTTGATCCCCGGCACGCGGATCAGATGGTGCGCGGTGTGGTTGGCCTTCCGAATGGCACAGGCAAGGATGTGCGCGTGGCGGTTTTCGCCCGTGGCCCCAAGGCCGATGAAGCGAAAGAGGCCGGTGCAGATATCGTCGGTGCCGAGGACCTGATGGAAACGGTGCAAGGCGGCAAGATCGACTTTGACCGCTGCATCGCCACACCAGACATGATGCCCATCGTGGGTCGTCTGGGTAAGGTACTAGGCCCACGTAACCTGATGCCGAACCCCAAGGTGGGCACGGTGACCATGGATGTGGCCGATGCCGTGAAAGCGGCCAAGGGCGGCGAAGTGCAGTTCAAAGCCGAAAAGGCTGGGGTTGTGCATGCCGGGATTGGCAAGGCGTCGTTCGATGAAGGCAAGCTTGTTGAAAACGTCCGTGCTTTTGTAGAAGCCGTGCAGAAAGCAAAGCCATCTGGCGCCAAAGGGGCCTACATGAAAAAGATCGCCCTGAGCTCGACCATGGGTCCGGGCGTGAGCATCGATGTAGCAGGTGCCGTTGGCGAATAAGCTGACGCCGATGTGACACGCAAATTCGGGGCTTCCTTCGGGAGGCCCCTTTTGTTTTTGCGAAATGGGTTGTTTGTCGGGTTTGCGGGACGAAGCTGACTTTGGATCAAAGCCGTGCCTGAGTGAGATGAACGAATGGCGTGCGCTACGGGCTCACAGCGGCCAATCAAAATGAAAGTAATGAGACATCTGACCTCCAGGAGTATAAACTTCAAATCGATGTCTGATGTCGTTTTGGGCGAATACGTTGGACACGCGTTCTGAGAAGTTGGCCAAAACATAGGCAGAATGGTTATCTGCTTCTATGCTGCCGCCCTGTTTCCCATCGAGTAAATCGTGAAAACCAAACCTGTCAAATTCCTCTAACCGTACCGAATGTTTGCCTTCATAGATGCGGAATCCAGCGGATTTGAACATTTTTGGCCAGTTCAGCTTTCGTTGGCCATTTTTCGATTTCTCCGTGCATTATTGCTCCATCATCCAAGTAAGGAGACTGATTAACTGCGCTGGCTATTTCAATTGCAATTCGCCTTGGCGTATCACTGCAAACCACCAGCTCGTTTTCTTGTTCAAGCTTTCGAATTTTGGTTTCTATCTTTTGGATCAGTTCGGCGTAGCCATTATTTTCCACATCAACCTCCGACCTTGTACCGTTCTAGCAGCCAGTTAATATGCATTTGGTACGGCGTGATAAAGTAGTTATGACTGGTCCGTATGGGCTCACAACAGACCTTGCGTAAAACTCAGCGTTCCTGAATATCGATCCCCTCAAACCCCGGTCTGAGCGGCTCTTTGTGGCCAGTTTTGAGCCTTGTTTAAAAGGGGCTTGGCATTTGCCTGGATGCGGTCTAGTTACTGCGTTGCACACGTGGTCCGATTCGTCGGGCCATTTGTGTTTCGTCCGAGACGGTGGGTGGTCGGGATATGCCGGTCATAATTCCTGCCTGAGACGGGAAAGACCAGAATTTTGCGCGGCTCTCCTAAGGTGGTTCCTCGTGTCTGGCTCAGCCCGTTTAACGGACCCAAAGGCTGGGTCTTTTGGCCCAGTAAGACTGAGCCGGGGAATTTCCCCACAATTGGAGTGAAACTGTGGATAGAGCCCAGAAAGAGAAAGTGGTCGAGGAACTCGGCCAGATCTTCGAAAGCTCTGGCGTCGTCGTGGTAGCCCACTACGCAGGCCTTACAGTTACCGAAATGCAGGATCTTCGTGCCCGCGCCCGCGAGGCCGATGCATCCGTACGCGTTGCCAAAAACAGGCTCGCCAAGATAGCCCTTGATGGAAAGCCATGCGCCAGCATTGCGGACTATCTGTCGGGCATGACTGTTCTGACCTTTTCGGAAGACCCTGTGGCAGCAGCCAAGGTCGCCGAAGGGTTCGCCAAGGATAACAAGAAGTTTGAAATTCTTGGCGGGGCTATGGGTGAGAACGCATTGGACCGCAAAGGCGTCGAAGACGTGTCGAAAATGCCATCTCGCGAGGAGCTTATTGCCTCCATCGTGGGCTGCATCGGCGCACCTGCTTCGAACATCGCCGGGGCCATTGGCGCACCTGCTTCGAACATCGCGAGCATTCTGTCATCCGTCGAGGAAAAGGCAGAAGCGGCATAGCGGAACTGGAAAAGGTCTGACGTGGACTGCCTGGTCTGACGTTGGAACACATCTAAGAGAACGGAAAAGAGCTAGATATGGCTGATCTGAAAAAACTCGCTGAAGAGATCGTTGGTCTGACGCTTCTCGAAGCACAAGAACTGAAAACCATTCTGAAAGACGAATACGGCATCGAGCCCGCCGCGGGCGGGGCTGTGATGGTTGCCGGTGCAGCAGGCGGTGACGCCGGTGGCGCAGGCGGCGGTGAAGAGCAAACCGAATTTGACGTGATCCTGAAATCGGCCGGTGCGTCGAAGATCAACGTCATCAAAGAGGTGCGCGCGATCACGGGTCTTGGTCTGAAAGAAGCCAAGGATCTTGTTGAAGCCGGCGGCAAAGCTGTCAAAGAAGGCGTCGACAAAGCCGAAGCAGACGACATCAAAGGCAAGCTGGAAGCAGCTGGCGCTGAGGTCGAACTCAAGTAATCCGTGGGTTTGCACCCATCCTAAAGTCATGTGCTTTGGGTGGGGCGACCCTCGTATTGCGACATGAATTTTGGCTGGTCCCGGCAAAATACGGGTCCAGCCGAACCTGTCTCAGAGAGGCCCTGTTGCGCGGGGCTTTTCTCAGGCGAGGTTCAACGATCGGGTGGCCCCTTGTGGGATGGGGGCCAAGAATGGATCGTACTCGCTGTCTCTGATGGACGTGCCGCTGGGCCCCGACAGCGCGCATGACCAGTGAGAAATGAAAGGTGACCCGTCACATGACGCAGAGCTTCCTTGGCCAAAAACGTCTTCGTAAATATTACGGCAAAATCCGCGAAGTGCTGGAAATGCCGAACCTCATTGAGGTGCAGAAATCAAGCTATGACCTGTTCCTGAAATCCGGCGACCAGGAGATCCCCACCGATGGTGAGGGGATCAAGGGCGTGTTTCAGTCGGTCTTTCCGATCAAGGATTTCAACGAAACAGCTGTGCTGGAGTTCGTGAACTACGACCTGGAAAAGCCGAAATACGATGTCGAAGAGTGTATGCAACGCGACATGACCTACAGCGCGCCGCTTAAGGTGACGCTGCGGCTGATTGTGTTTGATGTCGATGAGGACACTGGTGCGAAGTCCGTCAAGGACATCAAGGAACAGGACGTGTTCATGGGCGATATGCCCCTGATGACCCCCAACGGGACTTTTGTTGTCAACGGAACAGAGCGCGTGATCGTCAGCCAGATGCATCGCTCTCCAGGCGTGTTTTTTGACCATGACAAAGGCAAGACACATGCTTCGGGCAAGTTGCTCTTTGCCTGCCGCATCATTCCCTATCGCGGCTCATGGCTCGACTTTGAGTTTGACGCCAAAGACATCGTCTTTGCGCGCATCGACCGTCGCCGGAAGCTGCCTGTGACAACCCTGCTTTATGCTCTGGGTCTGGATCAGGAAGGTATCATGGATGCCTATTATGACACGGTTGACTTCAAGCTGAAGAAAAAGGGCAAGGCGGTTACCGGATGGGTGACCAAATTCTTCCCGGAACGTGTCAGGGGTACACGTCCGACACATGATCTGGTCGATGCCAAGTCCGGGGATGTCATTGCCGAAGCGGGTAAGAAAGTCACGCCGCGTGTGGTCAAGCAACTGATCGACGATGGGAAAGTGACCGAGCTTTTGGTGCCGTTTGAGCAGATTGTCGGCAAGTTTGTTGCCAAGGACATCATCAACGAAGAAACCGGTGCGATTTACGTCGA
This window harbors:
- the secE gene encoding preprotein translocase subunit SecE, with translation MAVTNPLQFIQQVRAEVAKVVWPTRREVLLTTIMVFIMAALTAVFFALVDLLIRSGLEGLLGLFG
- the nusG gene encoding transcription termination/antitermination protein NusG translates to MAKRWYSVSVLSNFEKKIAEQIRQSVADQGLEDEIDEVLVPTEEVIEVRRGKKVTTERRFMPGYVLVHMEMSDQGYHLVNSINKVTGFLGPQGRPMPMRDAEVQGILGRVEEGAEAPKLLISFEVGEKVKVNDGPFEDFDGMVEEVDEDNQRLKVTVSIFGRETPVELEYTQVTKQT
- a CDS encoding DUF3179 domain-containing (seleno)protein, with the translated sequence MATTFGSTPRLLILASLMMLFALWSTAVRAEQPAALPDYVVEQFGQPPAIPDGDLSADLKAAAKMAFVDSIEGSTWGTDQEVALRTLAASKDPRLAWPISDLMRFAPGQALNVQLANAAATLLEIDMPTENHWGVITDHLIAWDVPAPPDYLSAKRAIFTGIIPGWDKIFVEGDIDWRMVSWGGVLIDDRAYDATDEQCNCIPAADNPEVSSAAEATWLKDSDIVFGVVVNGEARAYPRRIMEVREMVNDTLGGRDLGIPYCTLCGAAQAYFTDDVPVGVERPVLRTSGLLIRSNKVMYDVRTHSVFDTFLGHAVTGPLAKKGVKLEQAGVVTTDWGTWKTAHPETTVLVEELALGRDFDFRNGRDANGPIFPVGDVDPRLPVHEDIIGIVTASGKPVAFQRSKAMAALQGGNEIAVDNVRLTLDGGGIKAVDANGADLGSHQAFWFAWSQFHPTTELWEG
- the rplK gene encoding 50S ribosomal protein L11, whose product is MAKKLAGTMKLQVPAGQANPSPPVGPALGQRGINIMEFCKAFNAKTQDMEPGAPCPTVITYYQDKSFEMDIKTPPASYYLKKAAKLKSGANAPGRETVASVSAKQLREIAEAKWKDLNANDVEAAMKIIAGSARSMGIEVK
- the rplA gene encoding 50S ribosomal protein L1 codes for the protein MAKLGKRTKAAREAFAGKENVTIEEAVALVKGNANAKFDETVEIAVNLGVDPRHADQMVRGVVGLPNGTGKDVRVAVFARGPKADEAKEAGADIVGAEDLMETVQGGKIDFDRCIATPDMMPIVGRLGKVLGPRNLMPNPKVGTVTMDVADAVKAAKGGEVQFKAEKAGVVHAGIGKASFDEGKLVENVRAFVEAVQKAKPSGAKGAYMKKIALSSTMGPGVSIDVAGAVGE
- the rplJ gene encoding 50S ribosomal protein L10, producing MDRAQKEKVVEELGQIFESSGVVVVAHYAGLTVTEMQDLRARAREADASVRVAKNRLAKIALDGKPCASIADYLSGMTVLTFSEDPVAAAKVAEGFAKDNKKFEILGGAMGENALDRKGVEDVSKMPSREELIASIVGCIGAPASNIAGAIGAPASNIASILSSVEEKAEAA
- the rplL gene encoding 50S ribosomal protein L7/L12, giving the protein MADLKKLAEEIVGLTLLEAQELKTILKDEYGIEPAAGGAVMVAGAAGGDAGGAGGGEEQTEFDVILKSAGASKINVIKEVRAITGLGLKEAKDLVEAGGKAVKEGVDKAEADDIKGKLEAAGAEVELK